The Nocardia sp. NBC_01503 sequence GCTGACACCCCAGCACTCCCGCCGCCTGCGGTCCGGGACAATCGCTGTCGCGGTGGCACTATCGGGTCTGCTGACGTTCACCGCGTGCGGATCCAACTCCACCAGCACCACCGAATCGTCCTCCGCGCCCTCGGGTGGCGGCGGCAATGGCACGGTCGGGGTCATTCTCCCCGAGACCGCCACCTCGGCCCGCTGGGAATCCTTCGACAAACCCATGCTCCAACAGGCCCTGCGCGCACAGGGATTCGACGCCGATGTGCAGAACGCGCAGGGTGATGTCCAGAAGTTCACCACCCTCGCCGACGGCATGATCGCCAAGGGCGTCAAGGTGCTCATCGTCGCCTCGATCAACAGCGAGGTCGGCAGCGCGGTCGCCGCCAAGGCCAAGAGGGCCGGTATTCCGACCATCGACTACGACCGGCTCAATCTCGGCGGATCCTCGGACTACTACGTCTCGTTCGACAATGTCCGCGTCGGTGAACTCCAGGGTCAGGCGCTGATCACCGCGCTCAAGGACAAGCCCGCCGCGCAGGTCATCGAGATCGAGGGCGCGCCGACCGATAACAATGCCACCCTGTTCCATCAGGGTCAGCTCAAAGCGCTTCAGCCGCTTTATGATTCGGGCGCGCTGAAGCTGGTGCGCAGCCAGGCCATCGACGGTTGGGATAATCAGAAGGGCGGCAGCACCTTCGAGCAGATCCTCACCGGCAACGGCGGCAAGGTCGACGGCGTGGTCGCCGCCAATGACGGACTCGCGGGCGCGGTCATCACCGTGCTGAAGAAGAACGGGCTCAACGGCAAGGTGCCGGTGACCGGCCAGGACGCCACCGCCGACGGCCTGAAGAACGTTCTGCGCGGCGATCAGTACATGACGGTCTTCAAGCCCATCAAGGACGAGGCCGAATCCGCCGCGAAACTCGCCGCGGCGCTTGCCAAGGGCGATACCGCCGCAGCGGATGCGCTGGCGCAGGGCGTGAGCCAGGATCCCAAGGGAAAGCGTGACGTGAAATCCGTACTGCTGACCCCGCAGACGATCACCCGCGCCGACGTCAAGCAGGTGACCGACGCGGGCTTCGTCAAGGCATCCGATATCTGCGGCGGCGATCTCAAGGCCGCCTGCACCGAACTCGGCATCTCCTGACGGTGCTGTAGCGAGCCAGAAAGTGTTGTGATGAGTGAGCCGCTGCTCCAAATCACCGGTCTGAACAAGAGTTTCGGCCCGGTGCACGTACTGCACGATGTGGATCTGACCGTGCCCGCCGGCGAGGTCACCGCGCTGGTCGGCGATAACGGCGCGGGTAAGACCACATTGGTGAAATGCGTTGCCGGAATTCATCCTTCGGACTCCGGAGAAGTGAAATTCCGGGGTGAGACCGTGCATCTGCACGGCCCCAAGGACGCGGCGGCGCTCGGCATCGAGGTCGTCTACCAGGACCTGGCCCTGGCCGACAATCTCGATATCGTGGCCAATATGTTCCTCGGCCGCGAACGCGGTAAGCCCTGGCTGCTGGACGAGGCGAGTATGGAGGAGGCGGCGCGCTCGACACTCGCCTCGCTGGGGGTGCGAACGGTGAAATCCGTTCGCACACCGGTCGCTTCGCTCTCGGGCGGACAACGTCAGACCGTCGCCATCGCCAAAGCCGTGCTGTGGAACAGCAATCTCGTTCTACTGGACGAACCCACCGCGGCGCTCGGCGTGGCACAGACCCGGCAGGTGCTGGATCTGGTGCGCCGCCTGGCCGAACAGGGCCTCGGCGTCGTACTGATCAGCCATAACCTGGCCGATGTCTTCGAGGTCGCCGACCGCATCGCCGTGCTCTACCTGGGCCGCATGGTCGCCCAGGTGCGCACCGCCGATGTCACGCACAGCCAGGTGGTGGAGTTGATCACCGCCGGGCGCTCGGGTGACCTCGGCCTGGCCCGTCCGGAAGCAGCGGTGTTGTGAGCGAGAAAGCCATTGATATGAGCAAGGTTTCGGAGCAGTCCGACACCGCCGCGATCACCGATTTCGGGATCGACACCACCACACGATCCACCCGAGAAGCGGTGGGGGAGTATCTCGCCCGATTGAGGGGAGGCGAGATCGGTTCCCTCCCCGCGCTACTGGGGCTGGTCGCGCTGGTGGTGTTGTTCTCGGTGATGTCGGATGTGTTCTTCTCGCTCAACAACATCGCCAATCTGCTCGCACAGGGTGCGGGGCAGACGATCATCGCCATCGGCATCGTCTATGTGCTGTTGATCGGGGAGATCGACCTGTCGGCGGGCACCGCGTCCGGAGTGGCGGGTGCGGTGCTGGCCATGCACTACGTGCACGACGGGAATCTGTTGACCGGGATGGGGTCGACGGTGTTCTTCCTGTTCAACGGGTTATTGGTGCTGGCGGCGGTATTGGCCGCGCTGCTGCGGATTTGGCCGGGTGTGGCCATGTCACTGCTGGGTGTGCTGATCACCGTGATCGGGTTCAAGGCCAATCCGTGGGTGGAGATGCTGCTCGCGGTCTGTGTGGGCGCGGCCATCGGTTGTATCACCGGATTCCTGATCGCCAAGATCGGGATGCCGTCGTTCGTGGTGACGTTGGCGCTGTTCCTGGCGTGGCAGGGCGTGATTCTGCAGCTCATCGGTGAGGGCGGGGTGCTGGGCATCAGCTCATCGCATGTGCTCGATCAGGTGGCGAACGGGAATCTGTCCACGGTGGGCAGTTGGGTGCTGTTCGTGGTGGCGGCCGGAGGTTATGCGGCGGTCACATTGGGCGGGCATGCCTTGCGTCGCAGGCGTGGTCTGGTCACCCAGCCGACGCCGCTGGTGGTGGCAAAGGTATTGGCGCTCACCATCTTCGCCGCGGTGGTGACCGCGTGCCTCACCGTCAATCGGTCACCCAGCAAGCTGATCGTCATCTCGGGCATCCCGTATGTGGTGCCAATTGTGCTGGCACTGTTGGTAGCTGGGACATTCGTACTCAATCGCACGCGGTACGGCCGGCACATATATGCCGTCGGCGGTAACGCGGAAGCCGCTCGCCGCGCCGGCATCAACGTAACCCAGTTGCGCGCAAGCGTTTTCGTCATCTGCTCCTCCTGTGCGGCGGTCGGCGCGATCGTCTACTCCTCCAAGGTCGGTTCGGTCGACCCGCAGGCGGGCGGACTCAACACCCTGCTGTTCGCGGTGGGCGCCGCGGTCATCGGCGGCACCTCGCTGTTCGGCGGCAGGGGCCGGGTGGCCGACGCCGTCATCGGCGGTGCGGTCCTGGCGGTCGTCTCCAACGGTCTCGGCCTGCTCCAGCAACCGGCGGCCGTGGTCTCCATCGTCACCGGTCTGGTGCTGCTGCTCGCGGCGACCGTCGACGCGCTGTCCCGGCGCCGAGCGGCGGTGGTGCAGCGATGAATTGGCCGAACACACGCGCCGGTGACCCGAACACGCACTCCGCAGGAAGGTCACCCGGTGCGGCAATGGTATTGCTAAGTCCATGACCGTCGCCCGCCCGGACGAGGTGCGCCGCTTCAACCGGTCCAGCCTCCTGCGGATGCTGCATACCGGAGGCCCCACCACCCGGGCGGCACTCGCCATCGCGTTGGGGCTCAACCGATCCACCATAAAAATGCTGGTCGACGGCTTGGCCGAGGCCGGCCTGGTGGAGGAGCGAGTCCCCCGCCTGGCCAGCGGAGCCGGGCGACCGTCACTGCTGGTGCTGCCGCAGCCGCAGGCGGCGGTGGTGCTGGCGGTGGATGTGCGCGCCGAGCACGCCGGTATCGCGCTGGTCGGATTCGGCGGACAGGTGCTCGGGCGCAACAGCTGGAATCTGCATGGGCGGCAACGGGAACCGGATGAGGTGATCACGCACGTCGCCGAATCCGCGGCCCTGCTCGCCGACGATCTCGGACTGCGCCCGCTCTCCGCCGGGGTTTCGGTGCCCGGGGTGGTGCGCCGCGCGGACGGCCTGGTGCGCACCTCGGAGAACCTGCGCTGGACCGAGGTGGCACTCGGCCAGCGACTGGGCGCGGTGCTGGAGTTACCGGTCGTGATCGGCAATGACGCCGAATTCGGTGCGCTCGCGGAGCATGTGCGCGGTGCGGGCAAGGGAGCGAGCGATGCGGTCTTCGTCTCCGCGGATGTCGGAGTCGGCGGCGGCCTGATCGCTCAGGGCGCACTGTTGCGGGGATCGGCGGGCTACCTCGGCGAGATCGGCCATATGATCGTGCGGCCCGGCGGCCGCCCCTGCCACTGCGGCAACGAGGGCTGCTGGGAGACCGAGGTCGGCGAGGCGGCGCTCTGCCGCGCCCTCGGCCTCCCCGAACACAGTCCGCGCGGTGCGATCGTCGCCGAACTCCGTGCCCTGCGGGGCGATTGCGATACCCGGCTCGCCGAATACCTCAACTGGCTCATCCTGGGCCTGGTCAATGTGGTGAACATTCTCGGCCCCGAACTGGTGGTGCTGGGCGATCTGTTCACCGCCCTCCCCGATGCGACGGTCGCCAAGGTCGGCGAAGAGGTCCGTCGCCGCAGCATGGTCAGCCGCGCCCTCGGCGGCGTCCGCGTCGAAAAGTCCCGCCTGGGCGCGGATCTGAAACTCCTCGGGGCCGCCGAAGCCGCGTTCGACGGAGTCCTGGCCGCGCTGTAGAGGCGGGTCACCTGTCGCGTGCACCGGGTCGGCGGCGGAGGTCGGGTGACCGATGCGGAGCGGGCTCGGGGTGGTGTTGAATTCAGTCATGGAGCAGCTTCCCGAGGACTGGCAGCGCGGCATCGTGATCGTCGCGCACCCCGATGACATCGAGTACGGTGCCGCCGCCGCGGTCGCGCGATG is a genomic window containing:
- a CDS encoding sugar ABC transporter substrate-binding protein, whose amino-acid sequence is MRTKNTLTPQHSRRLRSGTIAVAVALSGLLTFTACGSNSTSTTESSSAPSGGGGNGTVGVILPETATSARWESFDKPMLQQALRAQGFDADVQNAQGDVQKFTTLADGMIAKGVKVLIVASINSEVGSAVAAKAKRAGIPTIDYDRLNLGGSSDYYVSFDNVRVGELQGQALITALKDKPAAQVIEIEGAPTDNNATLFHQGQLKALQPLYDSGALKLVRSQAIDGWDNQKGGSTFEQILTGNGGKVDGVVAANDGLAGAVITVLKKNGLNGKVPVTGQDATADGLKNVLRGDQYMTVFKPIKDEAESAAKLAAALAKGDTAAADALAQGVSQDPKGKRDVKSVLLTPQTITRADVKQVTDAGFVKASDICGGDLKAACTELGIS
- a CDS encoding ATP-binding cassette domain-containing protein, which produces MSEPLLQITGLNKSFGPVHVLHDVDLTVPAGEVTALVGDNGAGKTTLVKCVAGIHPSDSGEVKFRGETVHLHGPKDAAALGIEVVYQDLALADNLDIVANMFLGRERGKPWLLDEASMEEAARSTLASLGVRTVKSVRTPVASLSGGQRQTVAIAKAVLWNSNLVLLDEPTAALGVAQTRQVLDLVRRLAEQGLGVVLISHNLADVFEVADRIAVLYLGRMVAQVRTADVTHSQVVELITAGRSGDLGLARPEAAVL
- a CDS encoding sugar ABC transporter permease — protein: MSEKAIDMSKVSEQSDTAAITDFGIDTTTRSTREAVGEYLARLRGGEIGSLPALLGLVALVVLFSVMSDVFFSLNNIANLLAQGAGQTIIAIGIVYVLLIGEIDLSAGTASGVAGAVLAMHYVHDGNLLTGMGSTVFFLFNGLLVLAAVLAALLRIWPGVAMSLLGVLITVIGFKANPWVEMLLAVCVGAAIGCITGFLIAKIGMPSFVVTLALFLAWQGVILQLIGEGGVLGISSSHVLDQVANGNLSTVGSWVLFVVAAGGYAAVTLGGHALRRRRGLVTQPTPLVVAKVLALTIFAAVVTACLTVNRSPSKLIVISGIPYVVPIVLALLVAGTFVLNRTRYGRHIYAVGGNAEAARRAGINVTQLRASVFVICSSCAAVGAIVYSSKVGSVDPQAGGLNTLLFAVGAAVIGGTSLFGGRGRVADAVIGGAVLAVVSNGLGLLQQPAAVVSIVTGLVLLLAATVDALSRRRAAVVQR
- a CDS encoding ROK family transcriptional regulator, with the protein product MTVARPDEVRRFNRSSLLRMLHTGGPTTRAALAIALGLNRSTIKMLVDGLAEAGLVEERVPRLASGAGRPSLLVLPQPQAAVVLAVDVRAEHAGIALVGFGGQVLGRNSWNLHGRQREPDEVITHVAESAALLADDLGLRPLSAGVSVPGVVRRADGLVRTSENLRWTEVALGQRLGAVLELPVVIGNDAEFGALAEHVRGAGKGASDAVFVSADVGVGGGLIAQGALLRGSAGYLGEIGHMIVRPGGRPCHCGNEGCWETEVGEAALCRALGLPEHSPRGAIVAELRALRGDCDTRLAEYLNWLILGLVNVVNILGPELVVLGDLFTALPDATVAKVGEEVRRRSMVSRALGGVRVEKSRLGADLKLLGAAEAAFDGVLAAL